Below is a genomic region from Halodesulfovibrio sp..
GGGAAAACTGCTGAGGCTGCAACGTCGCTTCTTGAAGAAGCAAAAGCACTTGAAGAGGCTGGTGTCTTTTGTCTTGTATTGGAAGCTATCCCTGCACCAATCGCAGCACGTATTACGCAAGAAATTTCAATTCCAACTATTGGCATCGGCGCTGGCGCAGAGTGTGACGGGCAGGTTCTCGTATTTCATGATCTTCTTGGGCTGTTTGATCGCTTTGTGCCCAAGTTTGTAAAACAGTATGCTAACTTACGCGAAATTGCCGCATCCGCCATCAGTGATTATAAGCGAGAAGTAGAAGCCGGTAGCTTCCCTGCTAAAGAACATTCATTTGCTATGCCTGAGCATGAGAAAGAAAAATTTGAAAAGTAGCAAGTTACAGCGGTATTAACTGTGGCGCTCTTTGCCATATATTACACGTAAAAAAAGAACATAAGAGAGCTGCCCTTCACACAGAAGGGCAGCTCTCTTTTTTGCTACAAATATTGTTTTAACGATTTTGAAAGGACATGTTCATGCGGCTACTAAACGACTCAATCAACAAGGGGGCGTTGCTAATGAAAGTTTTTGGAGATTTTTAAGACCCTTTTGCAAAAGGTTCTTAAAGTCCCGCTGACAAGCGCCGTCGGAGACACCACATGCTCTCATTAATACGCAGGTTGGTATTCAAGAAATTCTGAAAGCTTGTACCCAGAGTATTCTTCGCAATTGTTGCCGAAGCACTCAGATGCATTGAGCACGGTTGCGGTGAGTATTTTGCGCGGTTGAACATCGCGGATGAGCAACAGCCGTGTAGAGGTTTCCGGCTGCACTAGGGATTTAAATGAATAGAGCACAAGCCAATCGGTGCTGCCGGTATTATCCCAATCGAGGACTGCGAGGAGCGTCAGGGTTTCTTTGCTGAACTCGCTTGAAATAATAAGCTCTGTTTCTTTGTGAACAGCGGTTTGTCCTGCTGAAGGCATGGCAGAATATGTTGTTCCGTCTACAGGAAGGCTATGCTGTGCTCCTGTCCAAAGAAAATTCAGCGAAAGATTGTTGTAGGCAATTTTGCTGAAATACTTTGGTGAATTGTAGCTGTTGCTTGCTTTGGATGGCTCATAATATGTAACGTCTGATGGTAATTTGTCTTGCAGCTCTTGCGGTAAGCTTTGTGTTGCAGAAAAATACCGAGGACTCACTAGCATTGCAGGGTCGCCAAAAAAAGATGTGTTACGGATACAACCTGTGCTTAAGGCGACAAAAAGGGCAAAAAGAATACAGAGGGTAGAATTATGTCGGAGCATGAATTCCTCGTTTAGTCAGCTGATTTGCATTTGAAACGAATGCGTAATCGTCCGTTTTCAAAGTCGTAAGAGTTAATGGTAAATTCACCAATTTCCGATGTGTTTTGTACATGTTCGCCAATGCAGGGACAACTGTCGTAATCACCTACATGGACTATGCGGATTGTCGTAATATCATCGGAAGGAAGCCGTGAAAGATTGTACTGCTTTTTCGCTTGTTCCAGCGGCATTATTTCTTCTGTTACCTCAAGGTTACGTCGAAGCTGGGTATTTACGGTAGACTGGAGTGTTTCGGCTTCTTCATCGGTAATAGGGCGGTCAAATGTGTAATCACATTTAGACTTTTTTGTGTTGATGTGTGCAGAGTAACAACGGTCACAGCCAAACATGGCAACCATAGTTCCATTGAGAATGTGTTCAGCTGTATGCATATGAGGGACGTAGCTTTTAGCCATGATGACTCTTCTTTCTTTTGAGTGAAAAACTTGTGCCTAAGAAAGACATGTACATCAAATTTAGCTGATAAAAAAGCCGCACAACGTGCGGCTTTTTGTTGCAGTTTTAGCGGCTTGCTTGCGAGTCCATTGTGCCTGCAAGATCAAGCAATCTGTCTTGAATAGTCATCATGACTTGTTTCGGGTTGGAAATGTCTTTGCTTCTGCGGAAGACCCATGAGGCGATGTATAAATTGGTTTCGTCATCTTGGTCTTTTGCCCACTTGAATTTACGGATCATGTTTGCAAGGGCGGCTTTGTATTCTTCACGAGAACGAATTGCTTCCTCGTAGGCAGTGCCTTCAGCTTGCATTTTCCGTTTTGCTGCATCTGTAACAGATGGAGTTGAATTCATTTCTTTAGAAACCTGATAGTCATGCAACGCGGACTGGAAGCGTAAGTTTGCTGCAATGGCGTCACGTTCTGACTGGAGCCATACCCCGATATCGGACATGGCAGAATCTACTTTTGCACAGCTTTTGATGACACCTGCTGTGGCACGGATTCTTTGTGCTGCTAGGCGGTAGAAGTCGTTACGTTCTTCTGCTGTCAGAGTGCGCTCTGTGCCAGCAATTGTCCGCGTTGTGTTAGTAAGCTCTGTGTCGATGGCATCAACAAAACGTTGTTTGTACAACATGTACAGCGCGTTAATCATAGTCGGACGCAATGCATAGCGCATAACTGATCTTCTGCCGATGGCAAGATCATCACCTTTCCATGAAAGTCCTGTCATTTCGATGCCGTAGTGCACATTAATGACTTTTGCATCAAGCATGAGCTTTGCGCTTTTTGATGCAGCAGGGTGGCTTCCTTTTGGCTTGTAGGCAGTGACGATCAGTTTGGATAAATCTGAAATGAATGAAGGCTGAATGACAGTATCTTCAGTCACTTTTTTAATGACAGGTGTAATTGGTGTGTTTGGTTTTGCTGTATTTGTAGCGCTTGGTGCAACCGCAACGGCTCCATTGTCGGTTTCAATACCGGCTTCAGTGGTTCCTGATTCAGTGGTTGGAACTTGCTCTGTAGCGGTGTGAAGCGGAATGCGCACTTGGTTTGTTACTTCGCCTTCTGGCGCAAGCTGCGTTTCTGTCTCAACAATTTCGGGTTCAAATGTCCACAGACCTGTGAGAACTATTGCGAGAATGACAAGCGCAACCCAAAGTGCTCGCTTGAGTGTTGTATTTTGTTTTTTTGGCGCTTCGTTATTGGACATGATGTCCCCCCTTGGGAATCATTAGCTTAGTTATCCCCGAAAAAAGTTCACCCTGTTAATCTATATAATGAGAGTGTCGTGGGTGCATGGCTTACTGCCATACCGTTAGCTCAGAGTATGGCACATTCAGCCTAGGTAGCATTAAGGTGTACCGTTGTGAAGTCTTATTCTGTTGCCTGTCGAAAGGCAAGCTGTTGTAACGTGCCGGAATTATGGAAAAGAGCTTTTTGTGGCTGTATCGATAAACCTGTAACAATAGGTGAAGCTACAATTTTTATCTATTTTATGGAGGATGTTACTTTTCTGCGGCGGCAAGGGTGTTTTTTTGCGCTGCTGGTAGAATTTTTGCAATAATTATTACTGCACCAATAATAAGCACTCCTCCTATGTATGCAGAAACAGTAAGCTTTTCATCCCACCAGAAATAAGCAAGAACAGATGCCACAACAGGTTCGATATTCGCAATAATAGCCGCTTGTGTCGCTTCCAATCGTTTTAGTCCGGCGCAGTATGCGTAGTAGGCAAGGTAGGTGCAAAGAAAAGCCAGAGCCACTATGACAACAAGTTTAATTGGTGAGTATGCTGAAAAAGTTACCCACGGAAGCAAGCTAATGGCACCGGCGGGAAGACACCATGCATAGAGCGTTGCCGGAGCATAATTTTTTAGAAATGTTTTTCCGAAGATGTAATGAAGTGAGTAAGTAAAACCAGATAGAAGCCCAAAGAACAATCCTGTGAGTGGGAGAGACATCTCTGAACTTTGTCCGCTGAAGCAAACCAGTGCAGTACCGGTAAGTGCTATACAAAGTGCAGCGATTTTAGCTGGTGATAGTAATTCCTTAAAAAGAATTCGGGAAAAAATAGCGACCCATATCGGGGCTGTATACAAAAGAATAGAGGATATTGCCGCCCCTGCGTGTTTGATAGCCATTTGGTAGGAGCCGAAAAAGACCGAAATTCCGAGCACGCCGAAAATGAAAAATACGGGGATGTCCTTTCGTTTTACTGCAAGAGTTTTATGCTTAGCAGAGTGCAGAATAAAAAAGAAAGCCCCAAGAGAAGCACGCCAGAACGCAAGCTCATGAGGAGTTATTCCATCTTGCAGACCATATTTTGAGATAGGTCCGAGCAAACCCCACAGTGTAGCTGCTGTCAGTATTTGTAAGTATCCAAGATATTTGTTCATATACTTTTCTCCCGCGATCCATATGTAGCACGGAAAAAGCATTTCAGTAACTGCTTTATGGAATGAGTACCTAACGTGTTTAATTGATTTATTTATTCTGTTGTGTGACAACGTGCAACCAGCCGTTATTGCACGCGGCTTGGTAATATGCGGTGTTGTATGTGTGGTACACCCGCTCTGAGTCTTATTAAACGGGAATCAAATAGCATGCGAAAAATAAGGGTGAGTATATGGATAAGCGCTTGGCTGACGCTTGTTCCGATGACGGCTTCGTTTGCTGCACCATGCTACTGGAACAGTGGGACAATGCTGTTTTCCGGTGATGCGGTTGGGCAGGCGTTGTGCCTTACTCCGACTGTTGGAGCTAACGGCGGTGTCGGCGGAATAGATGAAGGGTTGCCGTCAACGCTGGATGAACTTGTAGGGCGCGAGTTTGATTTTTCACGAGATGCAATCGAAGCATATGTGGCTGCACATGGCTTGCGTGAGAATGAGGTGGGTGGTGCTTTGGGGCTTCGAGTGTCGCGTGCTCGAGGTGAGCCCGCCGTGTATTTTGTTGTGCATGACTCGAATGGACCTGACTTTGGTTCCAGACGGTTCTCACCGGACATAAATGTGTCAGCGCGGATAAATGATCTACATCAATTTGGTCGACGCTGGCATGTCCTCATCGGGCGTAATGGAGAGTCTGCAACGCTCATAGATTTTTTTAGTCCGCTACGGTCTACATATTTTGAAACTCGCGGATCTGCTGCTCAAAAAAAAGGACGTTTTTTACATGTTGGGCTGCTTCAGCCTATACGTACGTATGTAAAAGATACTGTAAAAAAACAGAATGCTCTTATTCCTCAGCCTGCGTATACTAACGACCAGTATCGAAGGCTTGCACAGGTGTATGTGATTGCTTCATTCAGGGCGGAGCGTTGGTTGATCCCTGCTTTTGCTGCACAGTTGAACAAGTGTGCGCAAGCTCCTGTTTTTCTGGGGGGACCAAAAGGGTTTGATTTGGCAAAATGGGCAAAGGCGTTACGGTCTGTATATCGCGAAATATATTCGAGCAAATAGGCATAGCCACTTTTTAAAGCATTTTCATAGCGCACGTACGTTGGTAGGTGTGTTATGAAAATGCTTTTTTTGTGTCAACTGGTGGAATTCGATGCATTACATTGTAATTACATAGAGTATAGACAGTATTTAATGTGTGTAGATAGTTTCTATGTCTTAGTTTGGAATGTAATATTAGAATATATTTGTTATTTACTATTTTATTTGTGCGATAATAAGAAAAAGACACTATCTTTTTTTGTTTTTGCAGTTAAATATAGAAAAAGATTGAGAGCAGATGAAACATGAAATTAAATTTACTGTAAAAATTGAATTGGGAAATATAGTGACTTTAAAAAAGCGTACAACGCTATGATACAACAATTGCTTTAAAGCGTACTTTGCAGAAGCAAGTAATTATCTTCTATATTTTTGATTGTTGAGGGGAAAAAGAGCCTCCGTACTCTCCATACTTTGGTATCGCAACCAGACGAATACCAGTTTATCAGGGGGCTGTATGTAGCCGGAGCATAGTCCGGTACAGTTGAGGGCAACGTGTGCGGTATGACCACATACACTGGGCGGTTCTGCAAAATGCGGAGCCGCCCTTGGTGTGTGCTGTAAAGTGATAAATAAAAGTAGATGTTGTAATTGAAGTATGCATTACAACAGGTTATTACAGCATGATGAGTCTCATTACTGTAGAGAAAAAATCTTCGTCCACTCTGCGGCTAGTCCCATCAGCAGAGCAACAGACTGCTGTGGGAGCATTGGTAGGGTGCGCAATTTGTCTGGGGTTCATCGGCGTGTTGATGGATGGAATTACGCTGGTGCGCTTTGCCGTGCTATATTTATGTTTCATTTTTCTGACTGTAGGAATGATCTTGAGGAGACAGCAGCGGATTGTGGAAATAAGCATGGAAGATGGCTGTATATACTTTCTAGGTAGACGCAAATCGGATGTGTATTCAATTCCTTTCGGTATGATTACTGCGCTCCGGCTTACAAGGCGTAGTGCTCAGGGCGAACTGTTCGTGCCGGATGGTGCTGCACGGGAGAAAAGCTATAGTCGGTATCCGTTTCATTTAGATGTAATGCTCCGCGATTCTGGGTATGAAACGCTTGATCGATCTGTATTAGGACCCGATCTTGCTGCAATAGCACTGGAAATTGCAGAAATGACGGGGTTTGCTATTGAGGATCAGGCAGAGGTGGGGTTTTCTCGTTCTGCACGTACTGCATATCCACCCGTCATTCCCAGTTTGGAAAGGGACGTTTCGGAGCATCCCGCTCTGCACTCATTCTCATTGGATGGAAAAAAAGGGTTTGCATGGTCACTTTCTCCCGGTGGACTCTATGTGCTTCTCATGTTTTTTGCTACGGTCGGGCTGGTATATGGTGGGTACTACGGTGTCGTAAAAGGTATTTTGGGTGATGGGAATGTATGGGCAGGCGCTGTAGTACTCGTGAGCTGTGTCTTTTTTGCTTCTGTTATTTTTCGTAGGCTTGTCCGTGCTCTCGGAGGAAAAGGCTTTGTTGTGTGGGACGATGAAAGTGTCCGGTTCGGAGCATTGCTTTTCGGAAAGGAATATTCCTCTGTTTTACTGGAACTACGGGATGTCAAAATTATTCGTATTGCGGTTCCTAGAGTAGGGGAAGGGTATATTGAAGTAGTGCAAAAATCAGGCACCGTTTTTAAGACACTTGATGTTGTCTCTCCTTTAGCACCACTTACTACAGGGGATTTGCATTGGCTCAGTCGTTACATGCGGCAACAGACTTCTGTAACTGCGTTTTTGTAACGGGTAGTACCGGACAAATGTATTTTTTATTAAAGGAATTTCATAAGGGTGGTATATATACTTGGTGCGCTTGCTGATTGGCTATGCTTGAAACTAGGAATCATCTGTAATTTATACGTACTGTTACGTAAGGCGTTATGCTCTGCGTTGAGAGGTTGTCAGCCTGAAAGAGTATCGCCGCAATATTCGAAATTGCTTGTAAAAGCGAACGCTCTTAGATAGGTAACTAAGTACGAAGCACCTGTTTTTGCACAGTGTGTCTTGCAGATATTTTAGCGCAAGGCGCACAGTTTATTTAATCCAACACTGAGAGGTCTCACAATGGCGAATCCTTCAGAACATATTCTGTATAGCGGTGGTGCACGAGGCACGGAAGCATACTTTGGTGAACTTGCAGAAAAGTACGGGCTTCAAGAAGTTAACTATAGCTTTGATGGTCATAAACTCGAGCGTTCCCGAGGGCTACGAGTTTTAACCGCAGACGAATTGGCTTTGAAAGACGTAAGTCTTACCTATGTATCCCGCTTGATGAGTCGTTCCTACTCTGTTGCGCCGTTGTTCCGTAAAGTACTTCAGTCTATCTGCTGGCAGGTTTCCAGCGGACATGAAGTCTATGTAGTCGGTGTTATTCAGGACGATAATACAGTTAAAGGTGGTACAGGCTGGGGCGCTGAATTTGCTAAAATTTGCAACAAGCCATTGTACGTTTTTGGTCAGGCTAAAAATGCTTGGTTCCGCTGGGAAAAAAATGAATGGCTTGAAGTTGACACCCCGACTATTTCGCACCGTCACTTTACTGCAACCGGTACTCGCTTCTTAGAAGAGAATGGAAAAAAAGCAATTCAAGAGCTTTTTGAAAAATCTTTCGGATAAAAAACAAATGTTCAATGTTGCGGGAGCGTTGCTCCCGCTTTTTTTTGTGGCTGCGTAGTAGTGTGTATTTCTAATGTGTAACGTTGTGCAGCTGTCATTTTTTCTTCTTTACTGTGGTATCGCAAAAAATCTGTTTCGACGTAGCATTGCGGCGTTTTTAACAAAGTTTTTACTTTTGCCTTGTAA
It encodes:
- a CDS encoding EamA family transporter — its product is MNKYLGYLQILTAATLWGLLGPISKYGLQDGITPHELAFWRASLGAFFFILHSAKHKTLAVKRKDIPVFFIFGVLGISVFFGSYQMAIKHAGAAISSILLYTAPIWVAIFSRILFKELLSPAKIAALCIALTGTALVCFSGQSSEMSLPLTGLFFGLLSGFTYSLHYIFGKTFLKNYAPATLYAWCLPAGAISLLPWVTFSAYSPIKLVVIVALAFLCTYLAYYAYCAGLKRLEATQAAIIANIEPVVASVLAYFWWDEKLTVSAYIGGVLIIGAVIIIAKILPAAQKNTLAAAEK